The sequence GGGTACGGAGAAGTGCGTCAGATCCACATCCACCACCTGAACCTTGGAATTCATATAAGTCAGCGCCGCCACAATGGCAATGCCAAGGATAACAAAGGGCGTGTATTGCCACTTCTTTTGGATACAGGCGTACTCTTCCTTTGCAATGATAAAGATAGAGGGGAAAATGAAGCCCAGGAACAGAGACGACACCGCATAAATATTGGTCTCAAAGAATTTGGTGAGAACCAATACCGCCAAAATCATACCCACAGCCCAGCCCAGCAGCAGTTTAATGAGATAGATCAGACCTTCTTTTTTCTCTTCCTTCTTGCCATAGAATACCTGGTTGATAGAGCCGATGAACTTGTCATAAAATCCCAGAATCAGCGCAATGGTGCCACCGGACACGCCGGGCACGCTATCCGCCAGCGCCATACAAAAGCCGTTGATCATTGTTCGGATCATAAATTGTCCTCCTGATTTGTAATATCCTCAATACTATATCACATTTTGGCGGCATTGTATGCACTTTTTTGCAAAATTTAACCGGGAATTAACAAAGAAACAAAAAGAACGGACCGATAAAGGATCGGTCCGTTGTGTATGCGGTGTGTTTTTTTATTCTTGCGTTTGGGCAGCGGCACGGGCGGCAGCTTCTTTTTCTGCTCGCCGCTGGGCGCGCTTCTTTTTGGCCTTGTAGCCCAGCAGTTTATCCACCCACTCTTGCGGGGTGGTGCAGGTGCCCAAGGTTACGGTCTTGGCACCGTAAATGCCGTGGAAGTCTGAGCCGCCGGTCATCAGCAAGTCATGCGCCTTGCAAATTTCTGTCAACCGGTGCACATCGTCCTCCGTTGCAGAGGGGTGCCACACCTCAATGCCGTCCAGTCCCAGGTCAATGTATTTCTCAATTTCGTCAAAGTTGTCATAAAACGCCGGATGCGCCAGTACGGCAATACCGCCTGCGCCGTGCACTTCCTCCAGCACTTCCTCAATGGATGGGTACTTGGTGGGAGCCAGCACGTTGGTCTCGCTCTCTCGGCTGAACAGCGCATGGAACAGATCGCCGAAGATCTCATTGGTGTAACCGGCGTCCATCAAGGCGTGCATAATATGCTGCTTGTATAGGTTGGTGGAGCCGGAAGCGTGAGAAATAATAAAATCTGAGGTAATGGGGAAGCGCCCGGCCACCTTGAGCATCATAATCTGCCCGGCCCGTTTGCGGGCGATGGAGGTGCGCTTGCACAGCCCTTCCAGCCGATCCGGCGCATCTGCCAGATAGCAGAGAATGTGCACCTTTTTGCCGGCCTCATTATCAATGGCACTGATTTCCACGCCGGGGATCACATTCACCCCATAGCGTTTGCCGATCACTTTGCCGCGTACGGTACCTGCAAGGCAGTCATGGTCAGTAATGGCGATGGTGTCAATGCCGCTTTTTTGGGCAATGACGATTAGATCCTCGATCCCCACAGAACCGTCGCTGAGTTTTGTATGACAATGTAAATCTGCGGCCATAACCATACTCCTTCCAAAGGATAACCGTGAAAATTAGACAAAATTTGTCCTGTTCGTATATTTTACCATTCTAAAGCCGGTGTTGCAAGAGTTTTCTTGTATATTCTACCAAAAAACAGCGGTCTTTTTTTGTCACTTTTGCTTAAAATCATTCAACGCCCGGTACAATCGGCTTACCGGCAAGCCCACCACATTGAAGTAATCGCCCTGAATCTCTTGCACCAGTAGGCTGCCATAGCCCTGTATACCGTAGGCGCCGGCCTTGTCCATGCATTCGCCGGTGGCAATGTAGGCGTCGATCTCCGCCGCCGTCAGGTCAAAGAAGCGCACCCGGGTCTCGCAGGAGAAAGTCAGATGCCGTTCTCCCTGTACCAGGCTCACGCCGGTAAACACGCTGTGCCACCGCCCGCTTAGGTGAGCGAGCACTTGCCGTGCTTCTGCTTCATCGGCAGGCTTGCCCAGAATCATACCGTCTACGGCAACCACTGTGTCGGCACCGATAACAATCTGCGCTCCATTGTTGAGAGGCAGCGCCTTGCGCAGGGACAGCTGCTCCACGGCCGCTGCCGGAGCGATACCGGCGGGCAGGCTCTCGTCCACATCGGTACCCTGTACGGTAAAATCCCGGGTAATATGCGCCAGCAGTTCACGCCGCCGGGGCGAATTGGAAGCTAAGATTATCATAACGCACCTCGCTGATACAGTCCTCGGGTGTAGGGGAAATCGGGTTTTTGCCCGGCAGCGAACAGATCCAGCACCTGCTGCACCTGCTGCTGACTTTCAACAGAAAAATAAAAATGTGCATAGGCGGTGTGCATTTCTCGCATACGGTCGCCCATATAAAGCGGTACGCCGTTGAGCAGTTGGGTGCAGCCGTAGGGATTGCACACCACGGGAAAGGTGCAGCCCTTGCGGTCGGTCAGCCGGCCTTGCTTTTGGCAGGCGGCGCAGCCGATGTGTGCTTGCACCGGACAGTTGCGGGTGAGCATTAAGGGCAGATGACCGTACACCAGTGCGCCCACATCGTTGCCGTTTGCCGCCAGGCGG comes from Oscillospiraceae bacterium and encodes:
- a CDS encoding DUF368 domain-containing protein, translated to MIRTMINGFCMALADSVPGVSGGTIALILGFYDKFIGSINQVFYGKKEEKKEGLIYLIKLLLGWAVGMILAVLVLTKFFETNIYAVSSLFLGFIFPSIFIIAKEEYACIQKKWQYTPFVILGIAIVAALTYMNSKVQVVDVDLTHFSVPTALYLFLAGAVAITAMFLPGISGSTVLLIFGVYLPVISGVKELLHLHFGVLPMIIVFGVGVICGALVSVKGIQKSLEKYRGQMVMLILGMLIGSLYAIVSGPVTVDKANAILNKDNFSIVFFLIGLALIVLLQVVKTQLEKKQKTQN
- a CDS encoding PHP domain-containing protein, with product MAADLHCHTKLSDGSVGIEDLIVIAQKSGIDTIAITDHDCLAGTVRGKVIGKRYGVNVIPGVEISAIDNEAGKKVHILCYLADAPDRLEGLCKRTSIARKRAGQIMMLKVAGRFPITSDFIISHASGSTNLYKQHIMHALMDAGYTNEIFGDLFHALFSRESETNVLAPTKYPSIEEVLEEVHGAGGIAVLAHPAFYDNFDEIEKYIDLGLDGIEVWHPSATEDDVHRLTEICKAHDLLMTGGSDFHGIYGAKTVTLGTCTTPQEWVDKLLGYKAKKKRAQRRAEKEAAARAAAQTQE
- a CDS encoding Maf family protein — translated: MIILASNSPRRRELLAHITRDFTVQGTDVDESLPAGIAPAAAVEQLSLRKALPLNNGAQIVIGADTVVAVDGMILGKPADEAEARQVLAHLSGRWHSVFTGVSLVQGERHLTFSCETRVRFFDLTAAEIDAYIATGECMDKAGAYGIQGYGSLLVQEIQGDYFNVVGLPVSRLYRALNDFKQK